One segment of Nostoc flagelliforme CCNUN1 DNA contains the following:
- the ilvN gene encoding acetolactate synthase small subunit — protein MKHTLSVLVEDEAGVLSRISGLFARRGFNIESLAVGPAEQGGVSRITMVIPGDDRVIEQLTKQLYKLVNVLKVQDITETPCVERELMLLKVNASTSNRSEVIELSQIFRARVVDVAEDSLTLEVVGDPGKMVAIVQVLQKFGLKEIARTGKIALTRESGVNTELLKSLEAKV, from the coding sequence ATGAAACATACCCTTTCAGTTCTCGTAGAAGATGAGGCGGGTGTTCTTTCCCGCATTTCTGGTTTATTCGCCCGTCGCGGCTTTAATATTGAAAGCCTTGCTGTTGGCCCTGCTGAACAAGGAGGAGTCTCTCGAATTACGATGGTTATCCCTGGTGACGATCGCGTTATCGAGCAACTCACCAAGCAACTGTACAAGTTAGTCAATGTCCTTAAGGTACAGGATATTACCGAAACTCCTTGCGTAGAGCGGGAATTGATGCTTTTGAAGGTGAATGCTAGTACCAGCAATCGCTCAGAAGTGATCGAACTGTCTCAGATTTTCCGGGCGCGAGTCGTGGACGTGGCAGAAGATTCTCTCACTTTAGAAGTTGTGGGAGATCCAGGTAAAATGGTAGCGATCGTGCAGGTGTTGCAAAAATTTGGTTTGAAAGAAATCGCCCGCACTGGCAAAATTGCCCTGACTCGCGAATCGGGTGTGAATACCGAATTACTCAAGTCTTTGGAAGCAAAAGTTTAG
- a CDS encoding BON domain-containing protein — MGWLKRLFGMEKPQNAQVNPTAQSIAQAPNTNVASTATQSIPPERVGLSGEYDQSGLAKRVALAFDQDPQLDDVNTLWVAQTGSTVVLKGKVPSQEILNKMVSVARSVHGATDVDTNQATIG; from the coding sequence ATGGGTTGGTTAAAAAGACTATTTGGGATGGAAAAACCTCAAAATGCACAAGTAAATCCTACTGCACAGTCAATAGCGCAAGCTCCTAATACTAACGTTGCGTCTACTGCTACTCAATCAATACCCCCAGAACGTGTGGGATTGAGCGGCGAATACGATCAAAGTGGGTTGGCAAAGCGGGTAGCGTTGGCATTTGATCAAGACCCCCAACTTGATGATGTTAATACCCTTTGGGTTGCTCAGACTGGTAGCACTGTGGTGTTGAAAGGTAAAGTTCCTAGTCAAGAAATTCTCAACAAGATGGTTTCTGTAGCTCGTTCTGTGCATGGCGCTACAGATGTTGACACTAACCAAGCCACGATTGGCTAG